The proteins below are encoded in one region of Alosa sapidissima isolate fAloSap1 chromosome 24, fAloSap1.pri, whole genome shotgun sequence:
- the LOC121699710 gene encoding oncoprotein-induced transcript 3 protein-like, with translation MQIEAISSIPNIELRALDCTAAPTDCPSDQRKYPILQSGRKVDETVEIYTNGNNSKVQFAMKAFKFIGLHDQVFITCSTMLCKAGTQGSTCPQGCPSSRHVFPHRGAFSPACWPGYLPH, from the exons atgcagatcGAGGCCATCTCTTCTATTCCCAACATTGAGTTGCGAGCACTCGATTGCACCGCTGCTCCTACCGATTGTCCTAGCGATCAACGCAAATATCCGATTCTTCAAAGCGG ACGTAAAGTGGATGAGACTGTGGAGATCTATACCAATGGCAATAACTCAAAGGTCCAGTTTGCAATGAAGGCTTTCAAGTTTATCGGCCTCCATGACCAG GTGTTCATCACCTGCTCCACCATGCTCTGTAAGGCCGGCACACAGGGCAGCACGTGCCCTCAGGGCTGTCCTTCATCACGTCACGTTTTTCCCCACCGAGGAGCATTCTCTCCTGCCTGTTGGCCAGGTTACCTACCTCACTGA